TCGGTAGAGGATCTTGCCTGCAGCCTGCTCGGCGACGTAGCCCTCGGTGCGGACAAAGCGATTGCGAAAGTGAGCGCGCCCTTGGTCAAATGTAATGGCGCAAATCATACCGTCACCGTCAAAGGGATGATGTAGTAGCTCTCCATTGACGTCTAGCATCCCTGGGCCGTTGCGGAAGAGAGTGCCTTGCAGATCGGCCGGAATTTGGCCGTCAATCTCGTCAATCCAGTAGGAGTACTCTTCCTTCAGAGACTGGTGACCGCCTTGCCAGTTTTGGAGACTGTAGCTGCGATCTAGGGTGCTTGAAGCGCTAGTTGTCATATCTAATGAAGCGATGGGTGAACCAGGGGCATTTTGCAAAACAAAGATGTCACGAGTGGAAGCTAAAAATCTTCGTTGCAAATATTCTAACTCTTTAACAAAAATCAATATTAATGCGTGGTACTTTCGCAGCCCATGAGGAACTTGGGGCGCGTCGATTGACCCTCACGTGTTTCTGAGACACCTAAGGGCGACCTTCGAGCCAGCGTTTCTGAAAGGTCTGCGCCGATAGAATGTGGCTTTTCTGTTGTGAGAATTTCCTCATGAAACTCTTCTCACACATATCTAATGCCGGATTCATTGCAAGTGGCGAATGTGTAGATATTGAATCCCGATAGCGGCTGCTACGGACAATTTTTTAGGGTGTGTGCCATTCGATGATGCCCCACGCTCGCCCATCTCCTTTGTTTATCTCTAAAAAGTACTGAAGCCATTGCAAATCAGTGCTTCAGCCCCTCACTGAGGAACGTCCTATGAGATTAATGGTTTATTCCCATGATGCCTTTGGATTGGGAAATCTCCGCCGAATGCTTGCTATTTGTGAGCACCTGCTGCAGCATTGGCAAAATCTTTCAATTCTGTTGGTCTCTGGTTCTCCGATGCTGCAGGGGTTTCGGCTCCCTGAAGGGTTGGACTATATCAAGCTGCCCTGTCTTAGTCGCGGTGTATCTGGCGATCTATCGGCAAAATATCTTAAAACCACAGCTGATGAAACGATTGTCTTTCGATCTCATCTGATTCTGTCTGCAGCCAAGCACTTCAAGCCCGACCTGCTGCTGGTCGATAAAAAGCCCTACGGTATCCAGCAGGAATTGGCACATACCCTTGCCTATATGGAGCGAAAACTGCCGCAGTCTAAGTGCGTTTTGCTGCTGCGGGATATTCTCGACGCACCAGAGAAAATGAGGCAGGAGTGGCTGACCCAGGGATATTACCAAGCCATACAGGTCCACTACGATCAGGTGCTGGTGGTGGGAATGCCGGAGGTCTTTGATCTGGCTCAGGAATATCAGTTCCCGCTCCCGGCAGCGCGTAAAGTTCGCTACTGCGGCTATATTCGCAAGCCCTTCTGTCGCCCTCAACGCTTTGAAGTTCGTCGATTTCTGCGGCTGAGTCCTGCTGAAACGCTGGTGCTGGTCACCCCCGGTGGCGGTGAGGATGGCTTGCCCTTAGTCGAAGCTTATTTGCAGGGACTTCGAACCATTGACCCGGCTATCAAACTCCGCAGCCTGATTCTTTGCGGGCCTGAGATGCCTGTTGAGCAGCAGGCAATCCTCCAAAAAATGGCTGAGCCGCTGCTCGGCGTCACGTTGGAGGTTTTCACTGATAACCTATTAGGCTACCTCAGTGCGGCTGATGTCGTGGTGGCGATGGGGGGATACAACACATTGACTGAAATCTTGGCCCTGAATAAACGGGCGGTTGTGGTGCCTCGAACCTCACCATCGCAAGAGCAGCTAATTCGCATGGAGCGGTTTATGCAGCGAGGACTGGTGCAGGGGATTCATCCCGAAGTGCTGACCCCGCGATCGCTTCTTTCTGCCGTGCTTGACCCCATTGATCCTGCTAGAACACCCGCTCAGCCGCTTAATTTTGGCGGTTTACCTCAGATTTCTCACTATCTTTCAGAGCTGGTTTCGCCGTCACCTGCCTGTCCTTTGACTGGTTTGCTTACGGTCTGATGTTTTTTGAAAAACGGAGGCTCTGCGTTGGCCCCCCAGTCCCCCAATTCTGAGGGGAAAGTCTCAACGATTTCGGTTTATGTCATGCACTTTTGAGGAGATTCAGGATGAAAAAGCTTATGTTTTACTGCCAGCACATTCTGGGGATGGGGCATTTGATCCGCAGTATGGAAATTGTTCGGGGACTGACCGATCAGTTTCAGGTGTGCTTTATCAATGGCGGTGAGGTCATTCAGGGCTTTCCGGTTCCGGCTGCGGTTCAGGTGGTCAACTTGCCGGGTATCAAGACCGATCGTGAATTTCGAGAGCTGCAGCCAGTGGATCCGCATAGGAATTTAGGGGAGGTGGAATGCGATCGCAAGTCCCAACTCCTGCAAACCCTAGAGCAATTTCAACCGGATGTACTGGTGGTGGAACTGTTTCCCTTTGGCCGTCGCCGGTTTTCCTTTGAGCTGATTCCGCTGATGGAGGCGGCTAAGGAACGGGGTGTCAGAATTGTCAGCAGCCTGCGAGATATTGTGGTCACCAAGCAGGATCAAGCCAAGCATGAGGCCAAGATCTGTCGCCTCATGAATCAATATTTTGATCAACTTTTGATTCACGGCGATCCGAATCTGCATCCGTTAGAGGACAGCTTTTCAAGAGTGAAAGATCTGGACTGTGAGGTTCACTACACCGGCTACGTTGTCCAGAAGCCGCAGAGTCGCCTGACGCTGCTCGATCAGATGGCCCTAAATCGGACGGAGCCGATGATTGTGGTGAGTGTCGGCGGCGGTCGCTTCGGTCACTCTCTATTGTGGGGGATGGTCAGGGCTGCTGAATGGCTATCAGAACGTATTCCCCATCATATTCAAGTGTTTGCGGGGCCTTTTGTTCCTGATGATGTGTTTTGGGATTTGAAACAGGCGGGGCAGGACTTTTCTAATCTAACGATCCATCGCTATACCCCGAATCTGCTGGCCTACATGCAGCAGGCGGACCTCTCGGTCAACATGGCGGGCTACAACACGACGATGAATATTCTGACAACGGGCGTGCGGGCACTGATGCTGCCGTTCACCGGCAATGATGACCAAGAGCAAACAATGCGGGTGCGGCGATTAGAGCAGTTGGGTCGCGTGCAGATGCTTAAAGAAACTGACGTGACGCCGGAGCGTTTAGCCCAGCGGGTGCAGGATGCGCTACTTCAGCAGCCCCAAGTCATTGGCTTTGATCTTGATGGGGTTGAGAAGACAGCGATGTTGGTGCGATCGCTTTTTGAGCAGAGCGATCGGGCGTCCTTGGTTGCGGCTTAGAGACTGCATTGCCCCCCGGCCACCCAATTCTGGGGGAAAAGTGCCGAAAGATTGGGTTGCTTTCCCACGATTGATGGAAGTGAATTCGAGTTGATTGTTATGAAAAAGATTTTGTTTTATTGCCAGTATCTAGCGGGTATGGGACACCTTGTCCGCAGTACTGAAATTATTCGCAGTTTAGTCAAAGACTTTCAGGTTTGCCTTGTGATTGGAGGAGAGCCGATTACTGGCTTCACTGTTCCTTCAGGGGCTGAGGTCGTCTATTTGCCTGCATTGCGAGAGGATGCCGGTGAACTAATCGCTTTTGGGCAGTCTCTTGAGTCGATCAAAGCTAGGCGTATTGAACGGCTCTTATTGGTGTGTGACCAGTTTCAGCCGGACTGTGTGATTACGGAATGCTTTCCCTTCAGTAAGTACAAGATGTCTTTTGAGCTAGTGCCGCTGCTGGAGTGGGCCAAAGCTGCTCAGGTGAAGGTGGTCTGTAGCCTCAGAGATCTGGTGATGACTCAGAAGATGAGCGAGAAAGGAATGGTCAGAAAAAAGGCCAGAATCCATGACCAGATTTGTCGGTACTATGATTTGGTTTTGTATCATTGCGATCGCAACCTCCAGCCTCTAGACGCTTGTTTCCCTACCGCTGCCGATCTTGACTGCGAAGTGTTCTACACCGGCTATGTCGCGCAAGCGCCCTCATTGATGCTGCAAGAGAAGATACAGGGACCCAGCATCGTCGCCAGCGTCGGGGGTGGGAGAGATGGCTACCCCTTGCTCAAAGCCGTCATCGGAGCTAGCCCTCTGCTAACGGACGCGATTCCCCATCACATTTATGCGTTTGCCGGCCCCTTCATGCCGGTGTCGCAGTTTGAAGCGCTTCAGGCTCTGGCTGCGACGAAATCTAACCTAACGCTGCGTCGCTTTACGCCCAATCTGATCAGCTCTTTATTGCAGGCAGATCTCTCCATTAGCTTGGGGGGGTACAACACGACGATGAATGTGCTCAGAACGCATGTCCGATCGCTGATCGTGCCGTCGCCTTCAGTCGATCAAGCCGATGAGCAACGGTCACGTGCGGCCTTACTCGCGCAGAGAAACATCGTGGATCTTTTGACTGCAAGGCAGTTGTCTCCCTATGCGCTGGCCTATGCCATTCTCCGGCGTTTAGCGCAGCCCAAACCTACTCATGCCATCAATCTTGAGGGGGCCCGAAATGCATCTGAGCGGTTGCGATCGCTTCTCTATAAAGCTCCTTCTAAGCGACAGATTACTACTGCAGCGTAAGTTAGCTTTCCGAGCTATTTCTCAATAGCCACAGGTAGTCATCGTTCTGATTTGAGCATTCAATTCTGTATTGGCCCCCCCGGCCCCCCAATTTTGGGGGGAGAGTGCCCAAAATCTGGAGTGAGTTCTTCAAAGAGTTTAGGGACAAAAGAATTTTAAAGTCCCCCAGCACGGGGGGTGAGGGGCCAGCGCAAAAGCTACAGCCACTTATACAAGAAGCCCAATCAACGCTTCATTACGTCTTGAGGAACCCATCATGAAACCTAAAGTTTGTATGACCGCTCTAGAATTTCCGCCTGATATTGGGGGAGTGGGTGAGTCTGTTCAGCGAATTGCCCATATGCTGATGGACCTTGGCTATGACGTGCATGTTGCTGTCTTCCGGGCTGTGTTTCGCGATCAGCGGGCAATGGCGGCAGCGGGCGAATTCCAGCGCCAGAGCTGCCACACCACGATGCAGGAAGGGGTGACGGTTCACCGTCTCAAGCCTGCGGTTCGGTCAATTCAAGCGAAGGAACAGGATTATTTTTGTGATCTGTACGGACAGCTCCAGAGTTTACATCGGCAATATCAGTTTGATGTACTCCATGCGTTCTTTATCAATGAAATGGGGTTTCTCACCACTCTTTTGGGACAAGAAGAAGTTATTCCCATCATTAATAGCGTGCGCGGGGCTGATCTGCACAAGCATCTGTTTAGCCCGCAGCAGTTTGGTCAGATTGTCTGGACTTTAGAAAACTCGACCTGGACAACGTTTGTAAGCCAAGGGTTGATGCATCGCGCCCGTACTTTGGTGCCCGGGATTACAGATAAGTCTTCTGCGTTTTGGAATGCGATCGCACCTCTCGATTTCAGCAACTTACCCCAGCCTCCACTGGTCCATCGCCTCCAGGGAACCGTCATTGGCTCAGTCGGCAGCTTCCGTGACAAGAAGGGGCTGGAGTATTTACTCGATGCCTGTCAATCTCTGCAAGGTCAACCCCTGACGCTGTTATTGGTTGGTGATTTTGTCGAAAAAGAGCGCGAATACTGGATGCAAGAGATCGAAAGCTGCCTGGCCTGTCAGGTTCTGGTTACGGGCAAAGTGAGTCACGACGAAGCTTTGGCCTATCTCCCCCATATTGATATCTTTGCGATTCCGTCACTCCATGATGGCTGCCCCAACGCCATGTTAGAGGCTATGCTGGCCGCCCGACCCGTGGTGGGGACAAGCGTCGATGCCATTGGAGAAATTCTGGAAGATGGCGTTAATGGACGGGTCGTTAATCCTGCTGATGCTGAGGGACTCGCCAGCGCTCTGCAGCAACTGATCGATCAGCCTCTTCTACGTGAGCAACTGGGACGGGCCGCTCAAGAGACTGTGCTGCAGCGGTTGACGCCAGCCATTGAGCAACAGAACTGGCAGCAGGTTTATCAGCAAGCCTTAAACATCCCTGCCGATATCGAAAGGATTTTGTCCGTGGTTTAGTGAGAACGTCCTTCATTTTTCTCTTTGTTTTCTTCAGAATTTCTGCAATGGTCAGGAGCAAACCACAATGCCTTGGACATTTACCCCAACTCAAATTTTCCCTGGAATGCGGACTGTCTTTCTGCAATTCTGGCCTCAGATCCGCAAAGAGAAAGCGCTGATTTTGGTCTCGATTTTAGGACTTGTGGTTGAAGTCTTTGCGCGTTTGCTCGGTCCCTGGCCCTTGAAGCTAATCTTTGACTACGTGCTGCTGCCCGATGCCCATACCGCTGAACTCGATCTCCCTTTTCTACGGGATGCCAGTCCGACGCTGCTGGTGCTGCTTCTCTCCCTCTCGATTGTTGCGACAGCGGCGTTAAGTTCGGTTTCGGCCTACATCAGCATTGTGAGTATGTCGATTGCGGCCAGTCGCATCATTACTGAAATTCGCAGCCAGCTCTATGCCCATCTGCAGCGCCTGTCTTTAGCGTTTCATTACCAGGCGAAGAGTGGTGACTTACTGACTCGGATTACCAGCGATATTGATCGGCTGCGGGATGTGACGGTCAACCATGCTTTGCCTCTAATCATCAATCTGCTCACGTTGGTGAGCATGGTGGCGGTGATGTTTTGGATGGATTGGGAGCTGGCGCTGATTGCCCTTGCTGTTTTTCCGATCTTTTTGCTCTCAACCCTGAAAATTACGAAGCGTATTCGTCAGGTTGCTAAGCGTCAGCGACGTCGGGAAAGCGCAATGGCAGCAACAGCGGCGGAGTCAATGGGCGCGATTAAAGTGGTCCAGGCGTTATCGCTGGAAAATCTCCTAGAGCAGGTGTTTGCTCACGATAACCGCAAGAGCCTAGAAGAGAGTGCGCGAACCCAGCAGTTCTCGGCAGGGCTGAAGCGGACGGCAGAGATTTTAGTTGCGATCGCAACCGCTCTAGTCCTCTGGCGCGGCGTCTATCTCGTCCAGCGCGGATCTGCCACGCCCGGAGATTTGTTAGTGTTCATCACCTACCTCAAAACCGCCTTTAAGCCCACCCGCGAACTCGCCAAGCAAATGGCCAAAATTACGCGGGGGATTGTCTCAGCCGAACGGGTGATTGACCTACTCAAGGTTGAACCTGCGGTGCAGGATGCGAAGGATGCAATCATAGCCCCTCCTTTCCGAGGTGCTATCAGCTTCCGCAACGTCAGCTTTGCTTACCAGATCGATCAGCCTATCCTGAAAGATCTCAACTTTAAGGTACAGCCCGGTCAACGAATCGCTTTAGTCGGACCATCCGGCGGCGGCAAGTCAACCCTAGTCAGTCTGCTGCTACGTCTCTACGATCCACAGCTCGGCCAAATCTTGATTGACGGCCAAGATTTGCGAGACTACCAGCTTGAATCCCTGCGGAACCAAATCAGCATTGTGCTGCAGGACAGCATCTTGTTCGGCACTTCCATTCGCGACAACATTGCCTACGGTGCGCTGGGGGCCACGGATGCTGAAGTGCGGAAAGCGGCGCAGCTTGCCAATGCCCATGACTTCATCATGGATTTGCCAAACGGCTACGACACGATGATGAGTGAGCGGGGGGTGACCCTTTCGGGAGGGCAACGGCAGAGAGTTGCGATCGCAAGAGCCGCTATCCGTAAAGCCCCGATCGTCATTCTTGATGAACCCACCGTGGGCCTCGACAACAAAAGTGAGCAAGCGGTCAGCGAAGCTCTCAACCGTCTTGCCCAAAATAGTACAACCATCCTTATTACCCACGATCTCAGTGCCTCACGAAACTTCGATCAGATTCTCTATATCGAGTCTGGACAAGCCCTAGAACAAGGTACCCATTCAGAACTGATGCAGAAGGGTCAGCACTATGCGGCTCTCTATCAGCTCCAATCTGCGGTGGATACTGATCACTTTTCCCAAAGCATCGAGCTTTAATCCTCCGTCTTTCAAAGCCCCCAGAGACAGGAGTTGCTGTACCCAATCTCTAATTTTTCATTACTCTTCTAGCTAAGAGGTTACTCCCATGACTAACCCCAAGATCACCATTATTGTTGCCCCCAGAGAGCGCTTTCAATTTGCCCGCGAGTCTCTCGAAAGCCTCTATGAAAACACGACGCTTCCCTTTGAGCTGATTTATATCGATAACAACTCACCCGAGGGGTTGCGATCTCACCTCAAAGCTCAGGTCCCAAGGCACGACTTTCAACTCATTCGTTCTGAGCATTATTTATCTCCTAATCAGGCTCGTAATCTAGGTTTACAGCACGTCAAAACGCCCTATGTGGTCTTTGTCGATAATGATGTTGTGTTTGCCCCAGACTGGCTCAGCAACCTAGTAGACTGTGCCGAAGAAACCGGCGCAACGGTTGTCGGTTCACTCGTGTGTCAGTATCGCCCCGTTCATGAAACGATTCACTGTGCTGGGGGGACCTATATGGCTCCTGAGATGTATACAGCCTTCGCTCGCGGAGAGCTAAATCCCTCCGGCACCTTGGGCATGATGGGTGGCTGGCAGCTTCAAGAGAAAACGCCGTTTCAAAATCAACCGCTGGCTGAGGTTTGCGATCGCATCCCACGCCAACCCACTGGCTTTGTCGAATTCCACACCATGCTTGTGCGCACGGCTATCTTTGACCGCATTGGTCCCCTCGACGAAGGCTTTTGCTGCACTAAGGAATACCTTGATTTCTGCATGATGGTTACTCGTGCGGGTGGTCAGATTTACCTTGAACCAACCTCTGTTGTCACCTTTTTGACTCATCCCCCAGCTCCGGCCCTGGAGCCGTCTGACGTACCCTACTTCATGCTGCGCTGGAGTGATCAATGGGAGCTAAGCAATCTCCTTCATTTTCAAAAGAAATGGAACTTAAAGGAGAGCAGCTACTTTCAGAAGCGCTATCAAAAGTTAGGTCAACGCCGCCGCAAAGCTCTGGTCAAACCCATCGCTAAGCGGTTTGCCTTCCTGGGGAAGCCTGCCAAAAAGTGGATTGAAAATCAGCTCTTCCAGCTAGAAAAGCAGCTCAATCAGATACTCACGAACCTTCATTCGAATGCCGTTGCGATGGCTGAGCCTCACGCATTGGGCCGAGCTTTGGGGATCGACGCAGATTTTTCAACCCTTCCCAGTTCTTCTCGCAAAACTCGGCGGAACGTCTCTTCCATCGGCTCATCCTGGCGCTGATGGCACCCCGATTACCTTGACTAAAGTCGTATTCAGATTTCATCCTTATCTCTCCATGTATTGCTGACGTTCAGATCGATTGGCTTTGCGAGCTGAGATCAAGCGAATTTTATTGCCTCGCCAGTTGCAGGTAATAGACCTCCTGTCTGAATTCGCGAATGCTTCTGCATTGGCCCCCCCAGCCCCCCAATTCTGGGGGGAGAGTACTCAAAGACTTCATGTTGTAGCAACGATTGAGGAAGCCAGTTCATAACTTTAATAACCGAATCCGAAGCACTCCATAAGTTTGTAGATTTCAAGCATCACCTAGCCTGCAGCACCTATTCATCGCTAAGCAGCAATGCAGTCAGCAGCTCTCCCCCCAGAATTGGGGGGCCGGGGGGCAGTGCAATACACCTGGCGATTCCTAAGAACATCACAAACCTGGGAAGCCGAACGTTCAAGCGCAACACAAATAGAGCTGCGCAACTCATTTTCTAATCAACACAATCCAAGTAAAGGGCCAATCACTATGCTTTATCGACAATTAGGTACCACTGACCTGATGCTCTCTGCCATCGGTATGGGCACCTGGAATATTGGCAATCAGTGGGGACAAATTGATGAATCCACTGCCTTAGCAACCGTTCGTAGTGCCTACGACAGTGGCGTCAATATCTTTGACACTGCAGAATCCTACGGCATTCCAGCGGGACTGTCTGAAGAACGCCTTGGCAAAGCGCTCATTGGGATTCGTGATCAGGTCCACATGGTTACTAAAATTGGGCGCTGGGGCCGCCGTACCGGGCAAACGGTTCCCATGACCACGGTGGATATGATTCGACTCTGTACCCATGCCTCACTCCACCGACTCAAGACGGATTACATTGACGTGATGCTCTGTCACGAAGGCAAAATTGAAGACCCCAGCATCTATTTAGAAGGCTTCGAGCAGCTTAAAGATGCCGGTACGATTCGCGCCTATGGTATCTCAACAGATCGGCTAGATGTACTCCAGAGATTCAATACTCACAACACCTGTAGCGTGGTTGAGGTGGACTACTCACTGCTGAGCCGCAACCCTGAACAAGAATTTCTGCCCTATTGCCAAGCCCACGGAATTGGAGTGCTGGTGCGAGGGCCGCTGCACAAAGGGCTGCTCTCAGGCAAGTATTCAAGCGAGACCCAGTTTACCGATACGGTGCGGTCAGAGTGGTATGAGAGCGATCGCAGCCGCGAGAAACTGAACCGCAAACTAGCCAAAGTCGAACAGCTTAAAACTGCTCTGCAGCCTGGATCAGAGATGGTTTCTAAGGCCCTACGCTTTGTGATTTCTCACCCCATGCAGCCCGTTGCGATTCCGGGTGCTAAGTCTCCTGAACAGGCTCAGGCGAATGCAGCCGTGGGAGATGCGCTCCTGACGCCCAAAGAGTGCGAAGATCTGATTCAGCTCACTAAATTGCCGAAAACAGCGGGAAAGACTGCCGTTGCAGCCCGATGATGAGAACTTTCTCACAGACTCTTCACGTTCCATTGACAGGTGAATCCGAAGATCGAAGATAACTGCTATTGCTCATAGCAGATTGCAAAAGAATGTCTGGAATGTAGGTTTCACGATCTCGCAGAGAGAGTCGATCCCTATCTCTAAAAGATACGAAAACCTCGTTTCCTTATTTGGTTTTGGCCTCAGGGTCATTGGTGAGGAGTTTTCAGACATTCCTTACTTCAATTTATGACTCCGAGCTTCTCAGGATGGAGACACATGACTCAACCCAAAGTTACCCTCGTCGTTAGCCCGCGAGAGCGGTTTAGCTATACCCGTGCCTCTCTGGAGAGCATCTATGCAAACACCGACTATCCTTTCGACTTAGTCTTCGTGGATGTTTGTTCACCGGAATCGGTGCAGACTTACCTCAAAGCAACGTCGCAGTCTTTCAAAATCTTGAGGACGGACCACTATCTTTCTCCTAACCAGGCTCGCAATGTGGGTCTTCGCTACGTTCTCGACCACACCGACAGCCAATATGTTGTCTTCATTGAAAATGATGTTGTTGTAAAGCGGGGCTGGCTCACAAGACTGGTCAACTGCGCAGCAGAGACAAATGCCAGTGTCGTTGGCCCCCTCACCTGTATTGGGAATCCGGCTCACCAGGTGATTCACAACGCTGGCGGTCAGTGCTATATCAAGACCGACTTTAAAAACGGTCAGGCTCGACGCCGGATTAAGCAATCTGCTTATTTGACCGGGCGGGCCGTGGCTGATGTCCGAGATCAGCTCCACCGTACCCCGTGTGACTATGTGGAATTCCACTGCATGTTGGTGCGCACCGACACCTTCGCCATGACCGGTCTGCTAGATGAAGGGATGTTGGCAACCCGAGAACATATTGATTTCTGTTTCATGGTGGCCCAGACCGGAGGGGAGATCTATAACGAGCGGGAAGCCGTCGTTACGACGGATACGTTGGGGCTGGCTTCCAATAAAGCGGGGTTGATGGCCCGGTTTGGTCAGCTTAAGCTACCCGATTTTCAATGGTCAGACCTGCCCTACTTCATGCTGCGCTGGAGCGATCGTTGGGACCGCGCGAGCCTCGACCATCTGCGACAGAAGTGGAACTTGGCTGAAGATAAGTACTTTACGAAACGCTATGCCGGACTGGGTAGTCGTCGCCATGAATTACTCATTCAGCCTATTGTTCAGTACCTCACCTTTGGTAAGGGCAGTCCCTGGCTAGAAAAACTTTTGATCAGTCTAGAAAGGCCGTTCAACAACTACTGGTTTAACCGCTATGCCCAGCGTTTCGAACAGTCGTAGGGCAGCAACTATCGATTACTGTGACTTGCATCATGAAACTACAGTGCTTCAATCCGAATGCTGCCCCCACCCGTGTGATTTTGGTCCGACATGGGCGCAGCACCTATAACGATCAGGGGCGCTACCAGGGCTCCAGTGACGCATCAGTTCTGACGGCTCAAGGTCGTCAGGATGCGTTTCAGACCGGCCTAGCGCTCAATGATATTTCGTTCTCTGCCCTTTATGTCAGCCCTCTCCTTCGCACCCAGCAGACCGCTCAGGAAGTCTCAGCGGCATTCAAGTTCAGCCGCCGCTCTCCTATCTCCATCAATGTGCATGGCGATCTGAAAGAGATTGACCTGCCGCGATGGGAAGGGTTGTCCTATCGGCATGTGCAGGAAACGCTAACTGACGACTATCGCTGCTGGATAGAGCGTCCCCATACCTTTGAAATGTTGCCGCAGGCGGGGGCTAAAGATGTGAGCCCTCGGCGGCCTGTTCAGGATCTCTATGCTCAAGCGCGGCGATTCTGGCGGCAGGTGCTGCCGCGCCATGCGGGACAAACGATTTTAGTTGTGAGTCATGGCGGCACGATTAAAGCGTTGCTTAGTCAAGCTTTGGGGATTCCCTCTGATCAGTTCCATACCCTTCAGCAATCTAACTGCGGCATTAGCGTGCTGAATTTTCCGTATCAGCAGTCTGCCTGTCTAGAGGGAATGAATGATACGAGCCATCTGGGTGAAATTTTGCCA
The Acaryochloris thomasi RCC1774 genome window above contains:
- a CDS encoding histidine phosphatase family protein; this translates as MKLQCFNPNAAPTRVILVRHGRSTYNDQGRYQGSSDASVLTAQGRQDAFQTGLALNDISFSALYVSPLLRTQQTAQEVSAAFKFSRRSPISINVHGDLKEIDLPRWEGLSYRHVQETLTDDYRCWIERPHTFEMLPQAGAKDVSPRRPVQDLYAQARRFWRQVLPRHAGQTILVVSHGGTIKALLSQALGIPSDQFHTLQQSNCGISVLNFPYQQSACLEGMNDTSHLGEILPKLKAGRQGLRLLLVPDTGVPDLQPKLLDQMEITFSVSNGESAQRLAKMLLAQNPQAVQLQINRTDIPHLWLQTLNKRQISGQVGTEMLTGLMVAKTEILQEMLSQVLGGDPSLSKGLLLAAGRVNVVHYAKSQPLPILQAMNFADFALSQRGSMLCAS
- a CDS encoding glycosyltransferase family 2 protein, which codes for MTQPKVTLVVSPRERFSYTRASLESIYANTDYPFDLVFVDVCSPESVQTYLKATSQSFKILRTDHYLSPNQARNVGLRYVLDHTDSQYVVFIENDVVVKRGWLTRLVNCAAETNASVVGPLTCIGNPAHQVIHNAGGQCYIKTDFKNGQARRRIKQSAYLTGRAVADVRDQLHRTPCDYVEFHCMLVRTDTFAMTGLLDEGMLATREHIDFCFMVAQTGGEIYNEREAVVTTDTLGLASNKAGLMARFGQLKLPDFQWSDLPYFMLRWSDRWDRASLDHLRQKWNLAEDKYFTKRYAGLGSRRHELLIQPIVQYLTFGKGSPWLEKLLISLERPFNNYWFNRYAQRFEQS